The following coding sequences lie in one Bacteroidota bacterium genomic window:
- a CDS encoding SpoIIE family protein phosphatase, with protein sequence MKKLFITYLGFLGAIFFSSFAYSQSYQIKTFGIDNGITQPYVYTINQDKKGYLWAGTGDGACKFDGISFKSFYSTDGFADNFVTSSYKDINRNLWFGHNQGGITFFDGKTFKTINTSGFSKSPVTTIISDEKGGVWCATQNDGIFRISKAFEVDVFKMEFNQLTIFSLALTKNNQLLVGTGEGLMLYDLSGDKRKPLFSKTIETIPKTKIQCLVKKNNSGSIWVGTEDEGLFLLTPSVSNINSFNASRTGDKLSLKFKNVQDVYEDKLSNLWIATFGEGVIKLLLSPSTLNYEEFLQFSEENGLENKYTKSIYADHEGNIWVGTYGSGLVQLQDNCFSFYSHTQKQYSNSVNALYITEKEKWFGVENGLIKIDLRSKEKWEFFNHKNGFVDDKVTAICQIDSNTIAIGTNANGLFNLNIAKNTFTKIELSDDQLCKSINSIAVSDDVIWVATKGGIFKLEPKAKIKTHFTTESGLTHNNINQIVISKDKKLWIVTHSNYISHIDEKDEVKNILIFNGVDLINVSGILEDDSKNIWVTTFGHGVFKIKDTVIAKYGIEKGLKSNYCYSIVEDGSNNIWIGHRLGLSRIKTKTNEIDVFDKNEGVLGDCNPIASFTDTEGYTWFGTTMGSAKFDPHKDVKNLIPPIVNVTSFKINDKEIDFTRDTVLPYDDYRIRIDFVGITFKSSTHVLFQYKLEGYDLDWSDKTNNAFARYGKLSDGEYTFLLRAYNNDGVCNQSPFSIKIKIASPIWKKAWFIILCIAIVIYGFYLVLKIRERNHRKFELELQKALNEKTREVIFQKEEIEKKNKDITDSIRYAKRIQDAILPELESLQKYLPDSFIFFQPRDIVSGDFYWFKSYGDKLIVVCADATGHGVPGAFMSMIGSTLLKEIISRKGINSPAFALASLDEEIKILLKQSDGEHHQTQDGVDVVICEIDLKTHFVRIASTKRPIIISKNKELILLKKESTDTQQYETKDIQLAKGDILYLFTDGYPDQFGGDEGKKIKIASVKNILQEIQTLPIAKQEMIIENYFNNWKGGYEQIDDVLFMGLKL encoded by the coding sequence TTGAAAAAATTATTTATTACATATTTAGGTTTTTTAGGAGCAATTTTTTTCTCTTCGTTTGCATATTCTCAGTCGTATCAAATCAAAACGTTTGGCATCGACAATGGAATTACACAACCGTATGTATACACAATCAATCAAGATAAAAAGGGTTATCTCTGGGCTGGAACGGGTGATGGGGCATGTAAATTTGACGGTATCAGTTTTAAATCATTTTATTCCACTGACGGGTTTGCCGACAATTTTGTAACCAGTAGCTACAAAGACATTAATCGTAATTTATGGTTTGGGCATAACCAAGGAGGGATTACTTTCTTTGATGGGAAAACATTCAAAACAATCAACACAAGTGGCTTTTCAAAAAGCCCGGTTACAACCATCATTTCAGACGAAAAAGGCGGTGTTTGGTGTGCTACACAGAACGATGGAATTTTCAGAATAAGTAAAGCATTTGAAGTGGATGTTTTTAAAATGGAATTTAATCAGTTAACCATTTTTTCACTCGCACTCACCAAAAACAATCAACTTCTTGTTGGAACAGGCGAAGGATTGATGCTTTACGACTTATCCGGAGACAAAAGAAAACCTCTCTTTTCAAAAACAATCGAAACTATTCCAAAAACAAAAATTCAATGCCTTGTTAAAAAAAACAATTCAGGTAGCATCTGGGTAGGAACCGAAGATGAAGGTTTGTTCTTGTTAACCCCATCTGTCTCAAATATAAATAGCTTCAATGCAAGTCGTACAGGAGATAAACTATCTCTAAAATTTAAAAACGTACAGGATGTTTATGAAGACAAGCTTTCCAACCTTTGGATTGCAACATTTGGCGAAGGAGTAATAAAACTGCTGCTATCGCCAAGCACATTAAACTACGAAGAATTTTTGCAATTTTCTGAAGAAAATGGACTGGAAAACAAATACACAAAAAGTATTTATGCTGATCACGAAGGCAATATTTGGGTTGGAACTTATGGTTCCGGATTAGTTCAACTTCAAGATAATTGTTTTTCGTTTTATTCACACACTCAAAAACAATACAGCAATAGTGTGAATGCGCTTTATATTACCGAAAAAGAAAAATGGTTTGGTGTAGAAAACGGACTCATCAAAATTGATTTACGATCAAAAGAAAAATGGGAATTCTTCAATCACAAAAATGGTTTTGTCGATGATAAAGTTACTGCGATTTGTCAAATCGATTCAAACACGATTGCTATTGGAACGAATGCAAACGGTTTGTTTAATTTAAACATTGCAAAAAACACATTCACAAAAATTGAATTGAGTGATGACCAACTTTGTAAATCAATCAATTCAATCGCGGTAAGTGATGATGTGATTTGGGTTGCAACCAAAGGGGGGATTTTTAAGCTAGAGCCCAAAGCTAAAATCAAAACTCATTTCACAACAGAAAGTGGATTAACGCACAACAACATCAACCAAATTGTAATATCAAAAGATAAAAAATTATGGATTGTCACTCACAGCAATTATATCTCTCATATTGATGAAAAAGATGAAGTAAAAAACATTTTAATCTTTAATGGAGTTGATTTAATAAATGTATCTGGAATTTTAGAAGATGACAGTAAAAATATTTGGGTTACAACTTTTGGACATGGGGTGTTTAAAATAAAAGATACCGTTATAGCAAAATATGGCATTGAAAAAGGACTAAAATCAAATTACTGTTATAGCATTGTAGAAGATGGCTCGAACAACATCTGGATTGGTCATCGCTTAGGATTAAGTAGAATCAAAACCAAAACAAACGAAATCGATGTTTTTGATAAGAATGAAGGTGTTCTGGGTGATTGTAATCCAATAGCCTCTTTTACAGATACAGAAGGATATACCTGGTTCGGCACAACGATGGGTAGCGCAAAATTTGACCCACACAAAGATGTAAAAAACCTTATTCCTCCAATCGTGAATGTTACCTCGTTTAAAATAAATGATAAGGAAATTGATTTTACACGCGATACTGTTTTACCCTATGACGACTATCGCATACGAATTGATTTTGTTGGTATCACATTCAAATCAAGCACGCATGTATTGTTTCAATATAAATTAGAGGGATACGATCTTGATTGGTCAGACAAAACCAACAATGCTTTTGCACGTTACGGAAAATTAAGTGATGGGGAATACACCTTCCTGCTTCGAGCATACAATAACGATGGTGTTTGCAATCAATCCCCCTTCAGTATCAAAATAAAAATTGCTTCTCCCATTTGGAAAAAAGCTTGGTTTATCATTTTATGCATTGCAATTGTTATTTATGGCTTTTATCTGGTACTTAAAATCAGAGAACGGAATCATCGAAAATTTGAGTTAGAATTGCAAAAAGCATTGAACGAAAAAACAAGAGAAGTTATCTTTCAAAAAGAAGAAATTGAAAAAAAGAATAAAGATATTACAGATAGTATTCGATATGCTAAACGAATACAGGACGCCATTCTTCCAGAATTAGAGTCATTACAAAAATATCTCCCCGATTCCTTTATCTTTTTTCAACCTCGCGATATTGTGAGTGGCGATTTTTATTGGTTCAAAAGTTATGGAGATAAACTTATTGTAGTTTGTGCTGATGCCACAGGACATGGAGTACCAGGCGCATTTATGAGCATGATTGGAAGCACATTGTTGAAAGAAATTATTTCTAGAAAGGGCATCAATTCACCTGCCTTTGCACTTGCTTCACTAGATGAAGAAATCAAAATTCTGCTAAAACAATCTGACGGAGAACACCATCAAACTCAAGACGGAGTTGATGTTGTGATTTGTGAAATTGATTTGAAAACACATTTTGTTAGAATTGCATCTACAAAACGACCGATAATTATTTCAAAAAACAAAGAACTAATTCTTCTGAAAAAAGAAAGTACTGATACACAACAATACGAAACAAAGGATATTCAGCTCGCGAAAGGAGACATCTTGTATTTATTCACAGATGGATACCCCGACCAATTTGGTGGGGATGAAGGGAAAAAAATTAAGATTGCAAGCGTAAAAAATATTCTTCAAGAAATTCAAACACTCCCTATTGCGAAACAAGAAATGATTATTGAAAACTATTTCAATAATTGGAAAGGTGGTTACGAACAAATTGATGATGTTCTGTTTATGGGGCTGAAATTATAG
- a CDS encoding thioredoxin family protein has translation MKKITFLFAAFFIVSISIAQNRTIEFEHGTFDEVLAKAKKENKMVFVDCYTTWCGPCKWMAKNVFTNDTAADFYNKNFVNAKIDMEKGEGIEIAKKYGIRAYPTLIYLNSDGTQLHRICGSGSVASFVADGQDALSPEKRFATAKTNFNKGAISSSVAFAFFSLSEKACQKYDTEINNYFASLKETELTSRGNWDIIYQFVTDYHSPVFKTFESTMEKYKHLYGADFVESKANQVYGSGLWTAAKTKNTDDYAIIKAKLQKSKTTEAQTILFQSEIALYQQSQDWKQYASTVSDYILKCKVENPGELNSYAWAFYENIDDKKMLENAEAWAKKATELQQDWAFFDTYAAVQFKLGKKADAEKNAKKAIELAKISGADYKDTELLLEKINALK, from the coding sequence ATGAAAAAAATCACCTTTCTTTTCGCAGCATTCTTTATTGTAAGCATTTCAATTGCACAAAACCGAACAATTGAATTTGAACACGGCACATTTGATGAAGTATTAGCAAAAGCGAAGAAAGAAAACAAAATGGTTTTTGTGGATTGCTATACCACTTGGTGTGGTCCATGCAAATGGATGGCAAAAAATGTGTTTACAAATGATACTGCCGCTGATTTTTACAACAAAAACTTTGTCAACGCAAAAATTGACATGGAAAAAGGAGAAGGTATTGAAATCGCAAAAAAATATGGCATCAGAGCTTATCCAACATTGATCTATTTAAACAGCGATGGAACACAATTACATCGCATCTGCGGATCGGGTAGTGTTGCATCCTTTGTTGCAGATGGCCAAGATGCACTATCGCCTGAAAAACGATTTGCTACTGCAAAAACGAATTTCAATAAAGGAGCAATTTCTTCTTCGGTTGCTTTTGCCTTCTTTTCGTTGTCGGAAAAAGCATGTCAAAAATACGATACAGAAATCAACAACTATTTCGCATCATTGAAAGAGACGGAATTGACAAGTCGCGGCAACTGGGACATTATTTATCAATTTGTAACAGATTACCACTCACCTGTTTTCAAAACATTTGAATCAACCATGGAAAAGTATAAACACTTATATGGCGCGGATTTTGTTGAAAGTAAAGCCAACCAAGTATACGGAAGTGGGCTTTGGACAGCAGCAAAAACAAAGAACACGGATGACTATGCAATTATTAAAGCGAAACTTCAAAAATCCAAAACCACCGAAGCTCAGACCATCCTCTTTCAATCTGAAATTGCTTTGTATCAACAATCCCAAGATTGGAAACAATATGCTTCAACCGTTTCCGACTATATTCTAAAATGCAAAGTTGAAAATCCAGGGGAATTAAACTCATATGCATGGGCCTTCTATGAAAACATTGATGACAAAAAAATGCTAGAAAATGCTGAAGCATGGGCAAAAAAAGCAACTGAATTACAGCAAGACTGGGCATTCTTCGACACCTACGCAGCAGTTCAATTCAAATTAGGGAAAAAAGCAGACGCAGAAAAAAACGCAAAAAAAGCAATTGAACTTGCCAAAATAAGTGGTGCTGACTATAAAGATACAGAACTGCTTCTAGAAAAAATTAACGCATTGAAGTAA
- a CDS encoding 1-acyl-sn-glycerol-3-phosphate acyltransferase has product MFKFIFTLFGWKVSHYLSDDIKKCVIIVAPHTSNWDFIFGMGAVKVMKLNQRFIIKKEWVRFPFKKLMLSLGALPIDRNKKNTDGEKKSSVDSIAELFETHAELRMVITPEGTRSRVDKWRTGFYYVALKANVPIALAFINYETKTCGVDKIIYPSGDFQKDMKQIMDFYKHIKGKNPENFSLDVELSK; this is encoded by the coding sequence ATGTTCAAATTCATCTTCACACTTTTTGGTTGGAAAGTTAGCCACTACCTATCTGATGATATAAAAAAGTGCGTTATTATAGTCGCTCCCCATACCAGTAATTGGGATTTTATTTTTGGAATGGGTGCAGTTAAGGTGATGAAATTAAACCAGCGGTTCATTATCAAAAAAGAATGGGTGCGATTTCCATTTAAAAAATTAATGTTGTCGTTAGGGGCATTGCCTATCGACAGGAACAAAAAAAACACCGATGGTGAGAAAAAGAGTTCTGTTGATTCCATTGCCGAATTATTTGAAACGCATGCTGAATTAAGAATGGTTATCACGCCCGAAGGAACACGGTCAAGAGTTGACAAGTGGAGAACCGGATTTTACTATGTTGCTCTTAAAGCCAATGTTCCTATTGCTTTGGCTTTTATAAATTATGAAACCAAAACTTGCGGTGTCGACAAAATTATTTATCCGAGTGGCGATTTCCAAAAAGACATGAAACAAATAATGGATTTTTATAAACATATAAAAGGTAAAAATCCGGAGAATTTTTCTTTAGACGTAGAATTGAGCAAATAG